The following is a genomic window from Saprospiraceae bacterium.
TTTTTCAATCATATATTTGTTCAGATAAAATTCAGAAGACTGGTTGATTTCATATTTGTGGAGGCGACCTATATCTCCCAATATGCCATTATACAATTTAGTCATATTTCTTTTGCCGGCTCCGGCGAGTTTGTGGCACGCCCTGAGACTCGTCATACTTTCATATTCCTGTTGGGCTATAAAATCCTCGAGCAGGGATAGCAGGTCGGAATTCAACTTTAGGAATCTTTGATTGTGGTACGGTTCATTTTTAAAAACTACTTTCCAGGAAGTCTCATTGGAGAGATCATCGGCAGTTCCTTCTTTAATGTGCCTTTCCAAAAAGTCATAATAGTCCGATATGTTTTTGTTGACATTAAAATATGGCGAATGGATGTATTTGCTGAAACTATTAAGTTCATAAATACTCAATCCTTTTAAGGCAAATAATATTTTTTTTTCTTTCATCTATGATGGTATTGCGACACGAAGTTAATTTTTTATTTTTATTTTTTTGGAAAAATGTTTATCTTTTTGCCCTTCGACCACTATGCAGACGAAGGAGGACAGGTGATCATCGACCACTAAGCTGAGCAAAGCGAAGACTGGTGTGCGAAGCATAACTCTGTATTCCTCTTTTCGCTTAAGGGTCGCCCTACGGGGCGCACCTCAGTCGAAAAGCCCTTCGACCACTACATCATCGACCACCAAGCTGAGTGCAACGAAGACTAGTGAGCGATTTTGACACTTGTTCCAACTCCTTTTCGCTTAAGATTCGCCCTTCGGGACGCTCCTCAGTCGAAAAGGATCGACCCCTAAGCCGAAGAAGGAGGGCTGGTGAGCGAAACATGATCTGTATTCCCCTTTTAGCTTAAGGGTCGCCCTACGGGACGCACCTCAGTCGAAAAGGAGAATCGACCATTGGCAATCATAGATATAAAATCCAATAATACGTTACTATTACAATTAGTGTATGTTATAATTTATGTATTTTTACTATATCAAGGGTGGTAAATGCATTCAAATTATAGATATGTTTCATGTATAAAATTCTGTATTTTACTTATATAGAATGTTAATGTTGACTAATTTACAGATGGATAAAATTATTATTACTTTTTTTTCAATATATATTTGGTTGTCTCAAATCAGTTTTTTATCTTTGCGTTTGATTTATAACCAAATGATGGGATAGTCTCCCTAAGACGAACCATGAAACACCTCCGAATTAAAATAATTTTCCTTCTCATCGGGCTTTATAGTCAGTTGGCTTTGGGTCAAATCAATGATGCTGACAGGCATTTTGTGATATTGTCTGGTCAGGAAAAGCATGATACTATTTCTTCCAAATTTCAGCCTTCGTCGGTATCGAGTTTAGTCAGTAACACCATTGTTGGTATATCAAACATTGGCAATGAATTGTGGAAGATCACCATTTCTCCCACTCAAGGATCAAATGATTTCACAGGGAAAGCCTCCGCTGTCATACAGTATACAGACGGTATAAAGCCAAGATGGATTACTTACCATATTAATCTTGTCGCTTCTGCTATTACCACCAAAGCTGATTTTGTGACCATTGCCACTGATGATCAAATTGAAATTAATGCTTTAGCGAATGATATTACTACCGCTACATCGCTGACACTTGCAGGCATAAGCCATGTACAAGCAGGTACAGCGGTGCTCAATAATGGTAAGATTTTGTATACACCAGCTGCTGATGAAGACAATGATTTTATACTTTACAGCGTCAAAGATGATAAAGGTGCTGTCGCCAATGGGGTAGTGTATTTGCTTAGGGAACAATCAACTGTAGCCATAAAAGATACGATACAGCTCAGTCTTTTTAATACACAAACAACCTTTATTACGCTTCCTTTTTCCGGATTTATACAGAACACACCTCCCTCCTATGGTCAGATAGAATTAAAACACGAGCAGGTATACCAATATACACCCAACAAAGGAAGCAACAATCGGGATGTTTTTGTACTGAAAAATGGCAACTATGAAAGATTGATTGTTGTAAACATCCTGAAAAAAAATCAGAATACCAGCAGTGTAAAAGATGATGCCATTTTTACTCCCAAAAACACATCAATAAGCTTTGATGTATTCAAAAATGACCTGAGTTCAAATTTCCCGATCACATCGTTTTCACCCGAACTCACTAAAGGCAACAAGGGTAGCTTTACATATACTCCACCTTCAGGGTACACGGGGATCAAAAACTTTACATATACGGTCAATTATGGTAACTATCAGGCACAGGGAAAAATAACCATTACTGTAGGTAATTTTGCTCCTATACAACCTGTGGATTATACTTTCAATACATTGAAGAATGCACCATTGGCTATTACTTACAATGTTCCTATTGCTCAGTATTCATTTAAAGTGCTTAACGAACCTGAATTTGGAACCGCAGAGGTATTTGACATCAATACAAGTATCACCGACGAATGTAATACCATTAAGTCAAAAGCAATTCTGACATATACGCCTTACAACAATTATTACGGATCAGACTCTTTTGATATAGAGTACTGTGTGCCCAATAATCCATGTGTAGTGTATAAAATATATATAAGGGTGCATGATCATAATGGCAGTGTGTGTCCATGTGCAGGACCTAATTGTGTTTGGTCAGGAGATATGAATGGAGATGGCAGGGTTTCTATTTCAGATATTCTACCCTTAGGCAGATTTATAGGTTTGAGTGGAAAATCCAGATCAGATATCAACCTACCTTATCGTGGCGGGCAAAAGTCTGAAGACTGGGCTTACCAACAGCCTAATGGTTTGAATATCAAACATATTGATGCTGATGGTGATGGATTATTGAGCGTAAGTGACACGGCCGGTATTATTACCAATTTTGGTCTTGTACACAATTTTGTGCCCACTGAAGTATTTGCTCTCAAAGAATATGGATTTCAGCTCGTACCCAACTCAACAGAATTGGATTCAGGTGATCTTTTGGTGCTGGACGTGATACTCGGTACACCTTCTAAACCATTGGTGGACCTCTTGGGAATGGTATATTCTCTCAATTTTGCACCCCATATTTTTGCTCCCGGAAGTATTTATGCGGAATTTTATAAAGACAGTTGGTTGACTAAAGGAAATGGATCTATTCAAATGTCAAAAAATTCTGCATCAGGTACATTGCAAGCTGGGGTTGTGAAAGCAGGGGCTATTGTTGTTGATGAAGCTGAAGGTTTTAAACCAAAAGGGGCTTCGGGCAATGGAAGTATTGGTAAAATATATGCCATAGTTGTTGATGAAGCAGAAGGCTTTAAGACAAAAGATGGCTTTGGAACACAAAATGATGTGCTGTACAGAAATGTATGGACCGATGGCATCGAGCTTGAAGATATAGATGGAGAAAAATACAGGATCCCGGATGCCTACGCAGAGTTCAGGGTCAACAGGGAGAAAAAAGTACCTGTGCCTACAGAAGACAAACTCATCATCTACCCTAATCCGGTACAGGATGCACTCAACCTACACTTCAACGGACGAAATATCATCAAAGGATACAAACTTTATGATGCGATGGGGTCGATGGTAGCAGCTATGGATGAAGTCAATCAGCAATCGATTTCGGTTAATACATCACTGATGACAGCTGGCGTGTATATCATGCAGGTAGTCACTACACAGGGCACCATTACTAAAAAAATCACAGTTAGCCCTAAGGAGTAAGTTAACATTCATCTCTTTTTGCACACTCTGAACATTTATTTACCCATATATTTATCTTTAACTAAAGATGAACAAATATGAGGTTTAAGGTTGATTGCATTTTGATGGAAGTGTAATTGACTTAGACTTTTGAAGATGTCACCTACTTTGGCAAATTATACAGACTTTCGGATTGACTGGAAACTGTTGGGTTAACCCAACAGTTGTGACCTTAATTTACCCATGCATTTCTCTTTAACTGACTATGAACAAATATGAGGTTTCAGGTTGATAATACCGTCGATAATTTTTTTGAGAAAAATTGTGTCTTCATTATACTCAAAATCAAGATGTTGGTTAACCCATTTTTCACAAACCAATTTATTTTGAGTATATATAACCAAAGTTATATTGTACAAAAAATCAGAAGATCTTAGATTTGCGCCACAATCACTAAAAATCTTTACAATCATGACAACAAAATTTATTCAAATTATTTTTTCATTCGCTTTGATGGTGACACTAGTACAGTGTAATCAACAAAAAGCGAAAAACACAAACGATCCCGCGATCATCTCCCAAGACAGCCTTATTAAAAAAGGGCAGTATTTAGTGACCATCTTGGGATGCAATGACTGTCATTCACCCAAGCGCATGGGAACAAACGGACCGGAATTGATCCCAGAATTGGTATTGTCTGGTTATCAATCGACAACCCAACTGCTACCGATGCCCAATGATGCACTTAAAAATGGCTGGACATTGTTTTATCCTGACCTCACGGCAGGTGTTGGCCCTTGGGGCGTGTCATTTGCGGGCAACCTTACTCCCGATGAGACTGGGATAGGTTCATGGTCCAGGGAACAATTTAAAATTGCGATTACCAAAGGAAAATTTAAGGGAATGGAAGATGGCCGCCCTCTGCTTCCACCTATGCCTTGGCAAAATTATGTGAACATGGCAGACGCAGATGTAACAGCTATTTATACATATCTGAAGAGTTTGACTCCTGTTAAAAATGTAGTACCTGCTAATATCCCTCCAAGTCCTGTAAAATAATCAGGTATGCTTAAATTTTTATTGCCATAAAATCAATGTATTATGAACCTGACTTCAAAATAATCGCCTTATTTAGTTCACCTGCCCGGCTATTAACATAGTTGTCAGACAAGCTAAATACGTTGATTATTTTATTGCCAGAACCATAATCTCCTGATTTACAACTAAGAAAAATTTTAAACAAACTCTAAGCCAACTTTATAATCATGCAAAAATATCATTGCTTTTTTAGTTTTTTATTGTTGTTTTTTTGGTCGCCTATCCTGAGTCAGAAAAAGCTTGAAGGAAATATATTGAAGTCCACCCAAGAACCATTGGCATTTGCATCGGTAGTACTCAAAAACTCCATCAAAAACGTATTTGTAGCTGGTACTGTCACAGATGAACAAGGACTTTTTATATTAACAAAAGTCGATCCCGGCACCTATGTACTAGAGCTTGGCATGTTGGGTTACGAACCAAAAATTATTGAAAATATTGTAGTTAAAGATCAAAATATCGTTTTGGAAAGCACAATACTTGTGGAAGCCGCCCAAACCATCGATGAGATACAAGTCAGTGCACGCAAGACTATGTACGAAAGAAAGGTAGATCGACTTGTGGTCAATGTACAGAGTTCAGCCCTTGCAGCAGGTAGTAGTGCATTGGATATCATCGAGCGATCACCTGGTATGACGGTCAATAGGCAAGGTGGTGTCATCTCGATGGCAGGAAGAGACGGTGTAGTCGTAATGATTAATGGTAAACGACAATTTATTCAAGACGATGCGCTGATTGGTCTCCTTTCGGGGATCAATGCCAATAATATTTCAAAACTCGAAATCATATCAACACCACCCGCAAGTTTTGATGCAGAAGGAAATGCCGGATTTATCAATATTGTTCTCATCAAAAGTGACAATGAAGGATATAATGGAAATTTCGGAATCACACTTGGTGGATATAAGGGTTTCATAGGAAATACCAATGCCGCTATTTCATTCAATACAAAAAAATGGTCTTCGTATATTGACGCATCTCTAAGTGCCAATCACCAAAGTCAGGACTTTAGGTTTGAGAGGACTGTTTTTTCAGGGCAGAATGCTACCAATATCTCAACAATAAATGATAGAAACCCGAAAAGAAATGTTGGTACGCTTAGAATTGGTACAACTTATACTTTTGGTCAGTCATCCATATCGTGGGGAGCTAATGGTTATCTCAACAATTGGTCTATGGATGCAAAAAGTACAGCCGAGATTACAAAAAATCAAAAGTATGACAATACGATATTAAGTACTCAGACTGAGAAAAACGAATGGAAGCATGGTGGCTTGAGTCTGGGATTTTCACATAGATTTGGTAATAAAAGTTTGCTCAATATTAGTTCTGACCTACTGAGTTATACGACAGAAAACCCTACGATTTATACCAATAAATTTGTAAAGCCGACCACGGAAACTGGAATAGCAGCCAATAGTAAAAGCTTCAAAAGTACTCCAATTCAGGTTTGGGTCAATGCGATAGATTATGAATACAAACTGGGGAAGTTCAATCTGGAATCGGGAGCCAAACTGACGCTTTCAAGTTTCGATAATGATGCATCGGTCGATTATCAGATAAATAATATTTGGGTTCGCCAGCCACAATATTCAAGTTATGCTGCTATGAATGAAAATATAGTCGCAGCTTATACCTCAGTAGGTGGCAGTTTGTCAGAAAAAACAAGTTTTAAGTTAGGTTTGAGATTTGAAGAGTCTGTCACTACGATTAAAAATGAAGTTGATTCTACATTGATCAACAGAGATTTGCCTTATCTCTTTCCCAGTATTTTTATTAGCCATGCATTGACTGAAAAATCTTCCATCAATATTTCAGCATCAAGACGTATCACAAGACCTACCTTTAATGATTTGGCTCCCTTTATTTTTTTCACAGACCCTACGTCTTTGGTCACGGGCAATCCGGCTCTTTTGGCAGTATTATCTCAGGCGATCAGTGGTGAATACAAGTACAACAATAAAGTCTTTTCTATACAGTATGCCGTAGATCAAAACCCAATAGCACGGTTTGTCCCATCATTGGAGGGGACATCCAACAACATCATAGCCAGAGTCAGAAATTTTGATAGTTTCACCACATTGTCTGCAACAATTGCTTTCCCTATTGTAGTCAAAAAATGGTGGGAGATTAATATTAATTTGACCAGCTTCAGGCAAAAAATATACGGTATATATGAAACTTCAAATATAGAAATCCAACGACTTTCTGCGAATGCATTTGTCAATAATACATTT
Proteins encoded in this region:
- a CDS encoding T9SS type A sorting domain-containing protein, with translation MKHLRIKIIFLLIGLYSQLALGQINDADRHFVILSGQEKHDTISSKFQPSSVSSLVSNTIVGISNIGNELWKITISPTQGSNDFTGKASAVIQYTDGIKPRWITYHINLVASAITTKADFVTIATDDQIEINALANDITTATSLTLAGISHVQAGTAVLNNGKILYTPAADEDNDFILYSVKDDKGAVANGVVYLLREQSTVAIKDTIQLSLFNTQTTFITLPFSGFIQNTPPSYGQIELKHEQVYQYTPNKGSNNRDVFVLKNGNYERLIVVNILKKNQNTSSVKDDAIFTPKNTSISFDVFKNDLSSNFPITSFSPELTKGNKGSFTYTPPSGYTGIKNFTYTVNYGNYQAQGKITITVGNFAPIQPVDYTFNTLKNAPLAITYNVPIAQYSFKVLNEPEFGTAEVFDINTSITDECNTIKSKAILTYTPYNNYYGSDSFDIEYCVPNNPCVVYKIYIRVHDHNGSVCPCAGPNCVWSGDMNGDGRVSISDILPLGRFIGLSGKSRSDINLPYRGGQKSEDWAYQQPNGLNIKHIDADGDGLLSVSDTAGIITNFGLVHNFVPTEVFALKEYGFQLVPNSTELDSGDLLVLDVILGTPSKPLVDLLGMVYSLNFAPHIFAPGSIYAEFYKDSWLTKGNGSIQMSKNSASGTLQAGVVKAGAIVVDEAEGFKPKGASGNGSIGKIYAIVVDEAEGFKTKDGFGTQNDVLYRNVWTDGIELEDIDGEKYRIPDAYAEFRVNREKKVPVPTEDKLIIYPNPVQDALNLHFNGRNIIKGYKLYDAMGSMVAAMDEVNQQSISVNTSLMTAGVYIMQVVTTQGTITKKITVSPKE
- a CDS encoding diheme cytochrome c-553, encoding MTTKFIQIIFSFALMVTLVQCNQQKAKNTNDPAIISQDSLIKKGQYLVTILGCNDCHSPKRMGTNGPELIPELVLSGYQSTTQLLPMPNDALKNGWTLFYPDLTAGVGPWGVSFAGNLTPDETGIGSWSREQFKIAITKGKFKGMEDGRPLLPPMPWQNYVNMADADVTAIYTYLKSLTPVKNVVPANIPPSPVK
- a CDS encoding outer membrane beta-barrel protein, which produces MQKYHCFFSFLLLFFWSPILSQKKLEGNILKSTQEPLAFASVVLKNSIKNVFVAGTVTDEQGLFILTKVDPGTYVLELGMLGYEPKIIENIVVKDQNIVLESTILVEAAQTIDEIQVSARKTMYERKVDRLVVNVQSSALAAGSSALDIIERSPGMTVNRQGGVISMAGRDGVVVMINGKRQFIQDDALIGLLSGINANNISKLEIISTPPASFDAEGNAGFINIVLIKSDNEGYNGNFGITLGGYKGFIGNTNAAISFNTKKWSSYIDASLSANHQSQDFRFERTVFSGQNATNISTINDRNPKRNVGTLRIGTTYTFGQSSISWGANGYLNNWSMDAKSTAEITKNQKYDNTILSTQTEKNEWKHGGLSLGFSHRFGNKSLLNISSDLLSYTTENPTIYTNKFVKPTTETGIAANSKSFKSTPIQVWVNAIDYEYKLGKFNLESGAKLTLSSFDNDASVDYQINNIWVRQPQYSSYAAMNENIVAAYTSVGGSLSEKTSFKLGLRFEESVTTIKNEVDSTLINRDLPYLFPSIFISHALTEKSSINISASRRITRPTFNDLAPFIFFTDPTSLVTGNPALLAVLSQAISGEYKYNNKVFSIQYAVDQNPIARFVPSLEGTSNNIIARVRNFDSFTTLSATIAFPIVVKKWWEININLTSFRQKIYGIYETSNIEIQRLSANAFVNNTFSLPNSFTAEIGGFFNTGGFFGPFQNKPFGSLNLAVLKKVKKSSITIGVDNVLNTMRFRSDFVDPGTKNEFSNNMIFAQTNYKIVFRRNFGSTKVKSNLNKKSSAAEERKRVE